A segment of the Oncorhynchus tshawytscha isolate Ot180627B linkage group LG19, Otsh_v2.0, whole genome shotgun sequence genome:
ATAATTTTCACCCACTTAGTTTTATGACAACCTATAATATGGCTGAATCATGATGATCAGCTGATAGAGCTACCCTTTGAGATTACCTGGTCCTGAGCATAAACCCAGACAGCCATGTAATGTGCCCTGAGACATACATAAAAGGATGCCTTACCAAACAATATGAACTGAAAGAAATGCGCTTTAAGATATAATCAGGGCTGTGTCCATGTTACATCCTTCCCATTCTTCAGGGCAAATTGCAAAGGCAGACGTATATGATCTATGCCTCTGACTCATACAGTCAATAAATGGGAGAATGTACCGTGCCTGTTTATGAGTGAATGCAGATAACATCTGATCATCATGAGTGTAATGGTGGACACTGGACATCATACTCAGTCCATACAGGTGGCAACGCTGATACTATAATGTCATTGAATAATCTGGAGTATAGCCATGGGGATGTGCAGAAACAAATACCTGTTATGattcgccacacacacacacacacacacacacctaaaccaAATTGTATGTCCCCATGGTAACATTATATTGTGCATCATTTGCTTTAGTTTCAAGGTTTAATTTCACATGTACAAGTAAAGTAAAATGCCTTTCTTgaaagctctaaacccaacaatgcagtaatcaatgtaatactaaaaataacataaggtagaacaaaaacactaaagcaataaaaacaacaggagaaagtaagtaagcacactactgtgtatgtgtatctatctatatatatatatatatatatatatatatatagggtcagtatgttccagtaccatatttacaatgtgcagggatactcgAGTGATAGAGTTATGTATTGGGGTAAGGTAttaggatatatgataaacagagtagcagcagagtatgtGATCaagtcaaatccaatcaaattttattggtcacatacacatgtttagcagatgtaattgcgggtgtagcgaaatgcttgtgtttctagctccaacagtgcagtaatatctaacaagtaatatctaacaatttcacaacaatacacacacatttaaagtaaaggaatggaattaagaatatataaatatttggacgagtcatagactagaatagaatacagtatatacatatgagatgagtaatgcaaaatatgtagacattattagtGTGACTATTATTCCAAATATTGAAGTGGCCAGGGATTTCAAGAATATGTATATAGGGAAGCAGCCTATAAGGTGCTAGTGATAGCTATTTAACCGTCTGTTGGCCTTATATGTGAGTGAGTGTAcgtggtgtgtatatagtctgtataaatgtatgtgcgtattatgtgtgtgtgagcaaatgatGAAGtgagtgtttgtgcgtgtgttggGAGTGTCAGTGTGCGTGAGTGCCTTAATGGACATCCTGCCATGTTCGCATTTTGAATTGCAGCTCACAACCTTTGTCTCCCGTTCCacagacagtgagggagaggaggaagacccAGGAGCACACTGTGGACGAGGAGCCTTCACCCCTCAGCAAATGCAGTCAAGTCGACCTAGACACGGTGAGAGaaaaataaagggagagagagaatcagaaagaAAACTGGAAGAAAAAAAGAGTAAGAAAGatctagagcagtgtttcctttttgggttactgtaccaccaattGAATTTAGCTCTGgccggagtacccctgaagtaccccctcgtgcattttaccagtaggcctatggtctcatgagtcctCTCAAGTACCCCTGGTTAAGAACCACTGATTTAGAGGATGCCCGCAGGGTCCTCTGGACTTCCCTCTTTGATCAGGCTGAACATCAAAACCCAACCACTGCAGGCTGCAGGCTTTCAGCCAGGCAGGAAGTGACAGGTGATCATATCAGGGGTTGGTTATGGGGTTTACAAGTCAGAGTTGAGCTCAGATCCCAGAGCCGTACTGGGTCGTCATTGGCCCAACACTTGTGGCCCAATGgaaccctcgaagcatcgttacccatcgctccacaatagccgcggcccttgcagagtaaggggaacaactacttcaaggtttcagagcgagtgatgtcaccgattgaaacgctattagcgcgcacccagataactagctagccatttcacatcggttacacaggCAGGGTAGCAGGCAGCCAGGGTTGTGCAACATCAATGTGTCTGGTCCAAGGCCCTTGAGTTCAACGCTcttgctgctctgactgtggccTGTAAGCTACAGTACACTGCTGCATTGACACATAGggtggctatctactctgatttcagagcactcatctgaataactgatgaatttccgaatgctcaacacccgtggaatatgtccggtgtcagtTAAACATCGGGCTAAAAAGAttcattaaattgttgccagcagcaaaGTAATAGTCACaaaatgctctggataacatgaaaacagcctaaccagctctgctagggtgagaaaaatggtcagagtgaggttttCTCTCAtgtatgtctggaagtagctagaaaAATGGataactttagccagttagcttgggtgcttgactgccgttgtgaggtcagaacgctcggatcaaccctactccttggccagAGAGTCCAGTGTGGGCTCTGAACCCCACGAGAGCGAAACACTTTAAATTTACgaatgcccagagcacactctgagcacactctgagcacactctgagcacactctgagcacactctgagcacactctgagcacactctgagcacactctgagcacactctgagcacactctgagcacactctgagcacactctgagcacactctgagcactctctggcactccagagtgaatttacgaacgcacacatagagggagagagttgggaAAGATGGAGACGTGACCACGCACAGTCATTCACCCGGCTTTGCTAAAAATTGTGTGCCCACCCGTTTTCACAGCGAATTATTGAAGACCGTGGGGGAGCTGCTTCGGGGCATTCATAATCGTAGTAGATATGAAGATATGTGGAAGGTTTATCTGTGTTCAGTATAGATAGACAGGGTACGGTATGCAGGGAGAGATTCCTTTGTTCTCACTAACAGAACAGGTATTTCTCAGGCCTTAGGAATGTTTTTGATTAGCTAGTGAATAGCAGCGAGTCACCTTTACTTTGCAACAGGGGCGGCCAAggccagctgtgtgtgtttgtcattgtgaTGCATTGAGCGATGGCATGATGCTTGCCATTGCTTGTTACGTACCTAGTGCAGCGTCTCTTCTCTTGGCTCATTCAGCCCTACATACTTACACAGTGGAGGAATCTGTGGCCTGAATACCATGACACTTTTGTCACTCATTGTTATATTATTGACCTGTTTGTTTGCTTTTCAACACATACCTTGAAACCCCATTCCTCACTTTTAACCTCCTACCCCAAGACAATCGATGTCCTCAATGAATGGTTTGTTTACATTTTTCTTTCTCTAAATTGATCCAAACTTGTCTActatactgccctaccaagcaaaaaggaaGTAACTGCTCATTTGTAACTGGtcatttttgctacattaaatacatgcttaatcatgtggacaagtatcctgcctcgtattgtgttttggagaaagTGGGgttcatgttagcagtaactgcataaagtaaataaaagtactttttctcagttccacgctatgagcagttactgcctttttgcttggtagggcagtatagTAAATATATATTTCATGCAGTCTATATAAACCTGACCCACCCTATAATTTATTACAGTGCAGAGGAGACCATGACTCTAAGAACAAGCCCATCTCAGTCTGCCTGGTCTCTATCCAAGGTCACGTTAACGGTTAAAGGAGACGTTTAGTAAAGGGTATGGACAGATATATGATCTGCAGATCCTTCACAGAGATTGGATCACGCGTTTATCAGGGAGTTGCACAACACCTCTACTTCCTGGGTCTGAAGTCTGGTGTGGTGGAGACTTTCCCGTGGacatctgtctcagtctctctaccGCCACCTGCTGGACAGAACACCATCAGTCAGAAGGGCCAAGCCAAAGTGATCTCACTGTCACATAAAGTTATGACTGAAATAAGTTATCGAGTCCAATTTCCATTGGATTTCGATTCTCCATGAAAAAGATGTAGTTTGACAATTCAAGCTTTTAGGCAGAAGTGGTGCTAATGGGGTTCTAAAACATTAGAATCACCTTGTATTGTATGAtgctgtatgtatgtattgtactgttgtgttgtgtgctgtAAGCCTTaagctactgtactgtgttgtaagTTGAGCCGTGGCTCCCCTGCTATTCCTGCAGGACCTGGTGGACTGGCGGAAGCCCCTGGCCTGGCAGGTGGGCCACCTTGGAGAGAAATATGACACCTGGGTGCACCAGCCTGTGGACCGGCCCATTCGCCTGTTCGGGAACGAGTTTCTAGAGGCCAGCACTAAAACGTCCTGGTAAGAGAGAAGAACGTACACTTCGGGACGGTtttccagacacagattaagcctagtcctgaactaaaaggCTATTTCAATGGAGACTCTATTAAACATACTTTTAGTCCCAGACTTGGCTTAATCTCTGTCCGAGAAATCGGCCCATACAGTGTAGAAATGCACTTATCCCAGAAAGATAAGCTTGGGTTTAAGTAAGTCATTTGATTGTCTGCATGTAGGTACATGGTCCCTGCTGTGTGGATGCCACTGGTGTTCTATCTCAGCTGGTACTGCTACACCACCTTGGCACTGGAGACAACCAGACTGTTCGCCAGCACAGGTAACAGACCCaatcatatctctgtctctctctctctctctctcgccagcCAGCCAATTCATGCTTTTCCCCATGTACAGTCTAGTAGATATCTATATCCTGTATCTGtcccaccacctccctctccagaCTACTCCGTCTTGGTGCACAAGTACAGCTTTCCCCTCATCTTCATAATGGGCATGGTCATGTGGACCTTCATCGAATATTGCATCCATCGCTTCGTCTTCCACATGCGCCCGCCCGCCCACAACTATTACCTCATCACCATTCACTTCCTGCTGCACGGACAGCATCATAAGGTGAGATACGGACATACACAGAAGAGTGAATGATACTCTGGAACTAAATGTtaatgtctttttttttaaacggatAAGTACCTACATGTGTTTAATGCCTCTTTGGATTATGATTAATTTGGAATTCAGAAACTTGGGAAACTGCAGGAGGATATCATTTTTGTTCCAAATCTAGGCCAAGCCATATGCATAACTGATAAAAACCAACTTTTTCAGTAACAAGTCAATGTCTATCTGCTCCTGAACTAACACCATGTTTAATCCTGCTGTTTCCTCCCTTCAGTCACCCTACGATGGCTCCCGCCTGGTCTTTCCTCCTGGCCTGGCCTCAGTGGTAGTAGGCAGCTTCTACCTGCTGCTAACCAAGGCCTTCCCCGAGACCCTGGGGGTGTCCCTGTTTGTGGGGGGGCTGTTTGGGTACGTGGTGTACGACATGACCCACTACTACCTTCACTACGGCTCCCCTCAGAGAAACACCTACCTGTACAGCCTCAAGGCATACCACGTCAAGCACCACTTTGAGCACCAAAGAGCAGGTAAGGAGGACCAGAATAGTCTCTTTGCATCACCATACTTCTGTTGGCATAGTAACTTCTAATGAAGAGAATGAGGGACATAGAATGTGAAGTATATGACCTCAGACTCTTCATACGTCTCTGTAATTCTCTGCAGTTCAGCGTATGGTTCTTATATCTATTATACCTTATGACTGGGTCTGCTCACTGACGACATGTTTCCCTCTGCAGGGTTTGGAATCAGCACCACATTGTGGGACCATCCGTTCAACACGGTGATCCCCGAACAAACCTTTTAGAAGACCCAACTGAATCTACTCTCCAGAGAGGGGCGACCTTCCCCCATCCCTCTTACACCTGACAACTTAACCCTTCAATAACCCCCACCCTGTGACTCCAGCATGTCCCTCTAAACTACTAcaaaccagtctgtctgtctggctcactGCTTCACTGCTACAGTGCTACTCTCGTCTccgaacaaaacaaaacacacttCTCCATAATGTTCCACCTGCTAGTCAAAGCAGGAAGGTATCTTTTCAGAACTGGAGGGGGTGCAGGGTCCGGGATGGGGAAcatgtttatatttctttgttgtttattCATTTAGCTTATAATGGACAAAAGGATACAATTAAGATTGTATATGACTATGATGCAGTAAGGATTAACTTACATGCAGTCCCAGGTTCTAACGGTCAACATCccaccagagacagtagagagaatgatttgaaAGTGAGAGAAGGAGTGTGCATGTGGAAAGAGAAGGCGAATGAGTGATGTTTAGGAGGGTGAAAAGTGAAAGAGATTACACTTGTCCTTATAGAAGCTGTCCAAGTATACACATTTACATATACCTTTAAGAAAACTCAGGAAAGTCCCTTCTCTATCCCTGGAGTGTTGATGCTGCAGAATGCCCTCCTCTATTCTAAAGGTCAAGCGTTACTAATGCTCTTCCCACAGAAAAAAGCTTTTGACAGCATGTGCTCACCGAATTCCAAAAGATGTTTCATCTGTAGTGTCTTGCCTTCACTGGGACATTTCCATAAAAAAAATCTGTGGGAAGGTATGAAGGGAGCTGATTTACTCGTTCACTATGTTCATATTAATGTATATTTCAACATAATGTCTATTTGTATTCATTAATGGTATGACTAAATATATAGAAATATGTGTGCAAACAAAGAGATACTGTATCTTTCCCATTCCATCTCTCTCATAGACACTGGTTTGTTGTTGACATGTCAAATGAAGCTTCAGAATGAGTTGATGTTTTAttaggtggagagagatggagtcgGATGTATACATCCTGatttgtgtgtgggtggatgtatTGAAGGATGGCTGGATACGTGGTGTTATGGATACAGAGACAGAACGCTGAGGGCATGAGACCGGTCTATCAGGTCTCCTGCTGTAGGGAGGAGCACGTGGCTAATGTGATAAGGTAAAGGATGGGGCCCGATTTATATTAGGACCTCACTATAGGTGCCCGTTCTCCTCCCTGCATGTAGGGTGATGATCTAGCGTCAGACTAAAGTGTAGGAGACCCTTGGTACAGTTACAGGTTGATCCTCAGCTGTTCTGACAAATTGTTTTCAATCCTAATGTCTCTATCTTCTGCATTCCATGTGTTTTTGTTCATTCCCTTCTTGATTTTCTTTACAGTTTTAATTAACCCTTAGGTGAAGCCACTACAGATGAGCCCAAATACTCCTACTGTTCCTCAGGAGACCATGGAAACAGACAGGGGACTGGGGCCTGACGAAGCCCATGTGGTCTCAGACAGTGATTTGAACCATTAGTTAGGTCATGTTAGTGATAGTATATTGCTACAGTAAGGAAGGCTTCCGGGGGCCACAGTCTCCTATCACCTCCAAGGGCCTTGATTGGGGTGATTTATAAGACGAGAGTAATTCTTCATTGCAAAAATATTGTGTGTAATCCAGCATGTACTTAACTGTATAAAAATTGCAGTGGGAGTGGTCTGTTTGGAACTCAGGTCAGGGTCAGGAGTCGGGGTTGGGTTGTGTTCACACTGTATTCAGACAGAGAGCGGTCAGCAGTAAGATATTCAGATGAGCATCAAGGACTCACATTACAGTACTGAGATGATGCATGTTCAAACCAATATTTGTACTCATGCTTATGATGACTTGTATGATGAACTTTTTACATGACTTGATAAAGAACCAACAATTGTTGTGATGTTGATAATGATAATAGTGCTGAAAATAAGGATGATgttgataatgataataatgatgatgttgatgccccctcttccctgccctcccctcaagcTTCTGGTTGGGTTAAagtaataatacatatatatatttataaacaaCTTGTAAACTTTAATACTGTCAAGTGGAAATATCTCTGCTAAATTATGCATTTAAATAATTTTCCAAATCTGTTTACCACAATACATATTTTAACTTTGTCTATGCAAATGCAGATATATCTGTAAATAAATGCCTGTATATTTCTGATGATCACTTGTTTTTGAGCCAGCCCATTTTTGTCTTCTAAACCTACTATTAtattacactgctcaaaaaaataaagggaacacttaaacaacacaatgtaactccaagtcaatcacacttctgtgaaatcaaactgtccacttaggaagcaacactgattgacaatacatttcacatgctgttgtgcaaatggaatagacaacaggtggaaattataggcaattagcaagacaccctcaataaaggagtggttctgcaggtggtgaccacagaccacttctcagttcctatgcttcctggctgatgttttggtcacttttgaatgctggcggtgctttcagtctagtggtagcatgagacggagtctacaacccacacaagtggatcaggtagtgcagctcatccaggatggcacatcaatacgAGCTGAGGCAAGAAGGTTTGTTGTGTCTGTCAGCgaagtgtccagagcatggaggcgctaccaggagacaggccagtacatcaggagatgtggaggaggccgtaggagggcaacaacccagcagcaggaccgctacctccgcctttatgcaaggaggagcaggaggagcactgccagagccctgcaaaatcacctccagcaggccacaaatgtgcatgtgtctgctcaaacggtcagaaatacactccatgagggtggtatgagggcccgacgtccacaggtgggggttgtgctttacagcccaacaccgtgcaggacgtttggcatttcctaaggaacaccaagattggcaaattcgccactggcgccctgtgctcttcacagatcaaagcaggttcacactgagcacatgtgtcagacgtgacagtctggagacgccatggagaacgttctgctgcctgcaacatcctccagcatgaccggtttggcggtgggtcagtcatggtgtggggtggcatttctttggggggccgcacagccctccatgtgctcgccagaggtaacctgactgccattaggtaccgagatgagatcctcagaccccttgtgagaccatatgctggtgcggttggccctgggttcctcctaatgcaagacaatgctagacctcatgtgtgtcagcagttcctgcaagaggaaggcattgatgctatggactggcctgcccgttccccacacctgaatccaattgagcacatctgggacatcatgtcttgctccatccaccaacgccacgttgcaccacagactgtccaggagttggcagatgctttagtccaggtcttagaggagatccctcaggagaccatccgccacctcatcaggagcatgcccaggcgttgtagggaggtcatacaggcacgtggaggccacacacactactgagcctcatttggacttgttttaaggacattacatcaaagttggatcagcctgtagtgtggttttccactttaattttgagtgtgactccaaatccagacctccatgggttgataaatttgatttccattgataatttttgtgtgattttgttatcagcacattcaactatgtaaagaaaagtatttaataagaatatttaattcattcagatctaggatgtgttattttagtgttccctttatttttttgagcagtgtatattctttGCCTTTAGTAATGGCTGGTAATGAAGGATTGATGTTATACAGCATACTGTACATATCCTCTAGGATCTGCTGAGACACTGGTCTCAGAAAAGAGGACCCTTCAGTCATAAACAACAGAGAACTAAGGTATGCCATCATCTGGCACATTGCGGCGCCATAAGCAAGGAAGCAAGCTAGTAGTGGTATAATCCACCAAGGAGTATATTTATTTAGTATAATTCAGAAGGAGCTTTGTCACAAACTCCACTAACTCCAGAACATTTTTGCATTTATATTGAATAATTTCTTTAAGCCTATGTTGAGTTCTCTTTTAAAAGCTCAATTTACCACCAAtgtaatgtaaaatatatatctttatGGTCATTAAAAATGTATAGCTGTGCAGTATGTATGCCGCCTGCTGATTAGTTCATTAGTGTGGCAGCTGTGGTCTGTGAGCCTATGCAAGCTCTGTGGTAAGGTTCTGCACTGGACTGATATCTCCATTCCACTCCCGCCAGCTCCTGCAGCTTTTCCCACCGCACTCGCTCACTCCCAAAGTTTTTTTAGTCCCACTCTCACCTGCTACCACAAGAACTGGTTCTGAACCCGACCGCAGTCGTACAAATGTTGTTTTAGGCGTAGGCTATGTGATGCAGCTCGCTTGGCAGCCATGGTCCCCGCAATTTTGGGCCATATAGGCAATATAACAATTTGCTAAAATAACATAAGTTAAATTAACAGAGACTCTCACATGGCAGGGTTATACCTATCAGCTAAACATAGTTTTAAAGCACAGGAGGCCAGAAAAgagctaatggaatggcatcaaacccctggaaaccatgtgtttgctgaacagtgctttcggaaagtattcagaccccttgacttttccacatttttgttatgtttacagccttcta
Coding sequences within it:
- the LOC112218447 gene encoding fatty acid 2-hydroxylase, whose translation is MLFFCGHFNIAMSPLVSPRVFSEMEVARHCTKYSCWVLLGTKVYDVTGFLRMHPGGEALILHRSGNDVSLEMEGPPHRHSENARRWMEQYYIGELDTDSNADETQTVRERRKTQEHTVDEEPSPLSKCSQVDLDTDLVDWRKPLAWQVGHLGEKYDTWVHQPVDRPIRLFGNEFLEASTKTSWYMVPAVWMPLVFYLSWYCYTTLALETTRLFASTDYSVLVHKYSFPLIFIMGMVMWTFIEYCIHRFVFHMRPPAHNYYLITIHFLLHGQHHKSPYDGSRLVFPPGLASVVVGSFYLLLTKAFPETLGVSLFVGGLFGYVVYDMTHYYLHYGSPQRNTYLYSLKAYHVKHHFEHQRAGFGISTTLWDHPFNTVIPEQTF